A genomic region of Ignavibacteria bacterium contains the following coding sequences:
- a CDS encoding endonuclease III: MMTDNYKHNIAKALIKFGQVLENLNSKKEIFFTRNPNAEQLIWNNPLAFFLAVLLDQGMKAEKAWEIPYLLKQRLGHLDVFKIASISDEEIISVFMEAPKLHRFPRRMALFVKKACQHIIEKYNGKVENIWNDKPESNELHQRFLEFQGIGQKKASMGTNMLVRDFKIEIKDKRGIDVSYDIQVRRIFLRTGLVYRDDMNLILQTARELNPEYPGILDFPCWIIGRKYCHPQNPECNKCPISNVCLKLLDKNLPEAY, translated from the coding sequence ATGATGACTGATAATTATAAACATAACATTGCTAAAGCTTTAATTAAATTTGGGCAAGTGTTAGAAAATCTCAATTCGAAAAAAGAAATATTTTTTACTCGTAACCCAAATGCAGAACAACTAATATGGAACAATCCACTAGCATTTTTTTTGGCTGTTTTATTAGACCAAGGTATGAAGGCTGAAAAGGCCTGGGAAATTCCTTATTTACTCAAACAGAGATTAGGGCACTTGGATGTCTTTAAAATCGCAAGTATTTCAGATGAAGAAATTATATCTGTGTTTATGGAGGCACCAAAACTTCATCGATTTCCCAGAAGAATGGCTTTGTTTGTTAAAAAAGCCTGTCAACATATTATTGAAAAATATAATGGGAAGGTTGAAAACATTTGGAATGATAAGCCAGAAAGTAATGAACTTCATCAAAGATTTTTAGAATTTCAAGGTATTGGACAAAAGAAAGCTTCAATGGGGACAAATATGTTAGTTAGAGATTTTAAGATCGAAATCAAAGATAAAAGAGGTATTGATGTCTCCTATGATATTCAAGTCCGGAGGATATTTTTGAGAACAGGATTGGTTTATAGAGATGATATGAACCTTATTTTGCAAACAGCACGAGAATTAAATCCTGAATATCCCGGGATATTAGATTTTCCTTGTTGGATAATCGGAAGGAAATATTGTCATCCCCAAAATCCTGAATGTAATAAATGTCCTATATCCAATGTTTGTCTCAAATTGTTAGATAAAAATTTACCAGAAGCATATTAA
- a CDS encoding stearoyl-CoA 9-desaturase: MIYLVSYLCGWILGIIIYFLKPEYGFINTQLLVQLVFTVGFFGIFNFIGHVFLSKQVAQKIGWESNLFQKELGWVSLGIGISGILCYWIRDNFWIATIIPFSTFLIGAGAIHIIEMIRNKNFEPGNTWIILPDFLMPITLIVLLVLR, encoded by the coding sequence ATGATCTATTTAGTTAGCTATCTTTGTGGTTGGATTTTAGGGATAATTATATACTTCTTAAAACCGGAATATGGTTTTATCAATACTCAATTACTGGTTCAATTAGTTTTTACAGTTGGATTTTTCGGAATTTTTAACTTTATTGGACATGTTTTTTTAAGTAAGCAAGTTGCCCAAAAAATAGGATGGGAGTCCAATCTTTTTCAAAAAGAGCTGGGATGGGTTTCTTTGGGGATTGGAATATCAGGTATCTTGTGTTATTGGATTAGAGACAATTTTTGGATTGCGACGATAATTCCGTTTTCGACATTTCTAATTGGGGCTGGAGCAATTCATATTATTGAAATGATAAGGAACAAAAATTTCGAACCTGGCAATACATGGATTATTTTGCCGGATTTTTTAATGCCAATTACATTGATTGTATTACTAGTATTACGATAA
- a CDS encoding DUF4623 domain-containing protein, with the protein MKIKLLYLILLSLFIKIYADDSTAVMVGPGIKYHSVYKTSVGPYNIKILEIDITHPKNKIETVLAKDVLGTGFEKTSSMAKRSSRSGHVVIGAVNADFFGISDPYNPYTFLIGSMINNNEYTFGRISQRPSFAVDTSKRMIIDDLGFSAIIKTKQGYVRSISSLNDTVRSNSLVIFNKYFGTSTKTNNSVTEVRLKRLTPLVIGDSIKFVVRAKNVGIGNMTYSADEYVLSGNGTAKAFLDSTILVNDTITILFSTNPFRGNIFTMTGGGPTLVINGVIPDGLQTAVHPRTAVGFNQDSTKLFFVTVDGRQPGFSVGMSLPELANYMKSIGCYNAVNLDGGGSTTMVVRNRVVNSPSDAAGERSVANALLAISEIYASEVIDSFYLWPRQIFIDSTQSKKIEIYGKDIWGYEIDVLPSEVNWEIQGLNGYIDSLGFFYPLQVGTGIIIGRIKNLADTISVTVTGERIPTWSFSDAGNNMPSWLSPTASTERGLAYGFTNNNHRLYVVSRPNVLILDAQTGDVVGSLNINGVTGGTFTLNDVEVTDDGKIIAANLTTSASTSPFKIYKWDDENSAPQVIIEYSANAYRLGDKITVVGSWSDNSAVIYAAAANSNRILKWTMSNGSFNQTPQEIVLSDVTNYGTNPSVAPIGKGNSNFFVNATSILPKYYSPTGSILGTCPTGLVATQSNAIRYFEKFGKKFLVTYQYGVFNENARILDITNGIANATTYETTPTLGDNANNIGLSGDVAVRYYGRGVFIIYVLSTNNGIGAYQITIDTTTSVEDEKLFLENFYLSQNFPNPFNSITKIRYSIPKQTNVKINLYDCLGRKISELINETKNPGNYEIELNSNHFPQHLTSGIYFYQLVSDEKILTKKLVLLK; encoded by the coding sequence ATGAAAATAAAATTACTCTACTTAATTCTTCTCTCTCTCTTCATAAAAATTTATGCAGATGATTCCACAGCTGTGATGGTTGGACCGGGAATTAAATATCATTCGGTTTATAAAACTTCAGTTGGACCATACAACATTAAAATTTTAGAGATAGATATTACTCATCCAAAAAATAAAATTGAAACTGTACTGGCAAAGGATGTTCTTGGAACTGGTTTCGAAAAGACTTCATCGATGGCTAAAAGAAGCAGCAGAAGTGGTCATGTTGTAATTGGTGCCGTCAATGCCGATTTCTTTGGTATCAGTGATCCGTACAATCCTTACACTTTTTTAATCGGTTCAATGATAAATAATAACGAGTACACTTTTGGCAGAATTAGCCAGAGGCCATCTTTTGCGGTTGATACTTCAAAGAGAATGATTATCGATGATCTCGGTTTTTCAGCAATCATTAAAACAAAGCAAGGTTATGTGAGGTCAATTTCAAGTCTTAACGATACCGTTAGATCAAATTCGCTGGTAATTTTCAATAAATATTTTGGAACTTCGACTAAAACAAACAACTCTGTGACTGAGGTTAGGTTGAAAAGATTAACTCCGCTTGTTATTGGCGACTCAATCAAATTTGTAGTAAGAGCTAAAAATGTTGGTATTGGGAATATGACTTATTCAGCAGATGAATATGTTTTATCTGGAAATGGAACAGCAAAAGCATTTTTAGATTCCACAATTCTTGTCAACGATACAATAACAATTCTTTTCAGTACAAATCCATTTAGGGGAAACATCTTTACAATGACAGGTGGCGGACCAACACTTGTAATTAATGGTGTAATTCCTGATGGACTTCAGACTGCTGTGCATCCGAGAACCGCAGTTGGATTTAATCAAGACTCAACAAAATTATTTTTCGTAACAGTTGATGGGCGTCAGCCAGGCTTTAGTGTTGGAATGTCTTTACCTGAGCTTGCAAATTATATGAAATCAATTGGTTGTTATAATGCTGTAAACTTAGATGGCGGAGGATCGACTACAATGGTTGTGAGAAATAGAGTGGTCAATTCACCTAGTGATGCTGCGGGAGAAAGATCTGTTGCAAATGCACTTCTTGCAATAAGCGAAATTTATGCAAGTGAAGTTATTGATAGCTTTTATCTCTGGCCCCGACAAATTTTTATTGACTCCACTCAATCGAAAAAAATTGAAATCTATGGAAAAGATATATGGGGATACGAAATTGATGTCTTACCATCTGAAGTCAATTGGGAAATTCAAGGCTTGAATGGTTATATCGATTCACTTGGATTTTTCTACCCATTGCAGGTAGGTACTGGAATTATAATTGGAAGAATTAAAAATCTTGCAGATACAATTTCAGTGACTGTTACCGGCGAAAGAATTCCGACCTGGAGTTTTTCCGATGCAGGTAATAATATGCCGTCCTGGTTATCTCCAACAGCAAGCACAGAACGAGGTTTGGCATATGGATTTACAAATAATAATCATCGACTTTATGTAGTATCAAGACCAAATGTTTTAATCCTGGATGCACAGACTGGCGATGTTGTGGGCAGTTTGAATATTAATGGAGTCACTGGTGGAACATTCACACTCAATGATGTTGAAGTAACCGATGATGGAAAAATTATTGCTGCAAATCTCACTACAAGCGCATCTACTTCTCCATTTAAAATTTATAAATGGGATGATGAAAATTCAGCGCCGCAAGTCATAATTGAGTATTCTGCCAATGCTTATCGTCTAGGTGATAAAATTACTGTCGTAGGCAGTTGGTCGGATAATTCAGCAGTTATTTATGCCGCAGCAGCTAATTCAAATAGAATTTTGAAATGGACAATGAGCAATGGTTCATTTAATCAAACTCCTCAAGAGATTGTGCTTTCTGATGTAACGAATTATGGAACCAATCCATCTGTCGCACCGATAGGAAAAGGTAATTCAAATTTTTTTGTTAATGCAACAAGTATCTTACCGAAATATTATTCTCCAACAGGTTCAATACTCGGAACCTGTCCGACTGGTTTGGTTGCAACGCAGAGCAATGCAATAAGATATTTTGAAAAATTCGGTAAAAAATTTTTAGTCACATATCAATACGGTGTATTTAATGAAAATGCGAGGATATTAGATATAACAAATGGAATTGCAAATGCAACCACATATGAAACAACTCCAACACTCGGTGATAATGCCAATAACATTGGTTTAAGTGGAGATGTAGCAGTGCGATATTACGGAAGGGGAGTTTTTATTATTTATGTACTTTCAACAAATAATGGAATTGGTGCATATCAAATTACAATCGATACAACTACTTCGGTTGAAGATGAAAAACTTTTTCTGGAAAATTTTTACTTGAGCCAGAATTTTCCCAATCCATTTAATTCAATTACAAAAATTCGATATAGCATTCCAAAACAAACTAATGTAAAAATTAATCTATATGACTGTCTTGGTAGAAAAATTTCTGAGTTAATAAATGAAACAAAAAATCCCGGCAATTATGAGATTGAATTGAACTCGAATCATTTTCCACAACATCTAACCTCAGGAATATATTTTTATCAACTTGTATCTGATGAAAAAATATTGACAAAAAAACTTGTTCTATTAAAGTAG
- a CDS encoding dCMP deaminase, whose amino-acid sequence MEHKKRPSWDEYFLKLAMLASERSTCPRMHVGCVLVKDKYVLATGYNGSLPGLPHCDDVGCLIVDNHCVRTNHAEINALVQASLHGVSVKGATAYVTNMPCTTCAKALIAAGIVRVVVFSDYHDSLGVQFFKDAGVQIDKLPMPEKIIHYDLESYTSARK is encoded by the coding sequence ATGGAACACAAAAAAAGACCAAGCTGGGATGAATATTTCCTTAAACTTGCAATGCTGGCTTCGGAACGATCAACTTGTCCAAGAATGCATGTAGGCTGTGTTTTAGTAAAAGATAAATATGTTTTAGCAACAGGATACAATGGTTCTTTGCCTGGTCTTCCACATTGCGATGATGTCGGTTGTTTAATTGTTGATAATCACTGCGTTAGAACAAATCATGCTGAGATAAATGCATTGGTGCAAGCATCTTTGCACGGAGTAAGCGTAAAAGGTGCAACTGCTTATGTGACAAATATGCCCTGTACAACTTGTGCGAAAGCTTTGATTGCTGCGGGAATTGTTCGAGTTGTCGTCTTTTCAGATTATCACGATTCTCTTGGGGTTCAATTTTTTAAAGATGCGGGTGTCCAAATTGATAAACTACCAATGCCTGAAAAGATCATTCACTACGATTTGGAAAGTTATACTTCAGCCAGAAAATGA